The following coding sequences lie in one Arachis hypogaea cultivar Tifrunner chromosome 9, arahy.Tifrunner.gnm2.J5K5, whole genome shotgun sequence genomic window:
- the LOC140175257 gene encoding uncharacterized protein, with protein sequence MAVLGNMAAAMQATAEALGNQINQGNHGNNNDEGGPMTLATFLKVHPPTFRGTSNPTDADNWIQAMERALQAQQVPEEQWVEFGTYQLQGEAQYWWQGTRRILQPDGAAIPWEVFRTEFYKKYFPNSARNAKELELMQLKQGQMTVAEYTSKFEELCRFSRICQGAPEDFAEWKCIKYEGGLRSDILSFVAPMEIRVFSELVNKSRVAEDCVRKAAAEKGSLRVPFQRPSGRNFAPRGRNFKRGGSIPQQTQGQGNYRRLNTNGNQGRRFGKQPQQDLNCQRCGKYHPGVPCRLGLGVCYSCGQPGHIASNCPEKKKYETGRVQQPGRVYTTSTVGAEGSETLIRDAGREASR encoded by the coding sequence atggctgtcctgggaaatatggctgcagctatgcaggcgacagccgaggcactgggtaatcagataaatcagggaaatcatgggaacaataatgatgaggGCGGTCCaatgacacttgctacatttctgaaagttcaccctccgacttttaggggaacctcaaatcccactgacgcagataattggattcaggctatggaaagggcattacaggcacaacaggttcctgaagagcaatgggttgaatttggaacttatcagttgcaaggtgaagctcagtattggtggcagggaacacgacgtatcctgcagcctgatggtgctgcgattccttgggaggttttccggacagagttctataagaaatactttcctaattcagccagaaatgccaaggaacttgaattaatgcagtTAAAACAAGGACagatgactgttgctgagtatactagtaagtttgaggagttgtgtcgcttttctcgtatctgtcaaggtgcgcctgaagattttgctgaatggaagtgtattaaatatgaaGGAGGTCTTCGGagtgatattctgagcttcgttgccccaatggagatcagggtgttttctgaattggtgaataagagtagggtggctgaggatTGTGTGAGGAAGGCGGCAGCAGAGAAAGGAAGTTTGAGGGTGCCTTTTCAGAGACCTTCAGGAAGGAACTTTGCTccgagaggtaggaatttcaagCGTGGAGGTTCTATTCCGCAGCAGACTCAGGGTCAAGGTAATTATAGAAGGCTGAATACCAATGGTAATCAgggaagaagatttgggaagcagccacagcAGGATTTGAATTGTCAAAGGTGCGGAAAGTATCATCCTGGAGTTCCGTGCAGACTAGGACTTGGAGTATGCTATTCCTGTGGACAGCCTGGGCATATAGCCAGTAATTGcccagagaagaagaagtatgagactggtagggtgcagcagccggggagagtatacaccacttctaccgtaggtgctgagggatctgagacactgattagag